From one Sulfurimonas sp. HSL-3221 genomic stretch:
- the truD gene encoding tRNA pseudouridine(13) synthase TruD, giving the protein MDRFYYLQHAPIPFVFKQSVRDFVVNEIPLYPFTGNGEHLILHVRKKNLSTWDLISLLAKYLGIKGREIGYAGLKDKNAMTTQYISLPKKFEKKLEGFSHENVKILEKTYHKNKIHMGHLKGNRFFIRLKKVTPTAAKKIDEALKQIAVYGMPNFFGYQRFGIGGENWKKGEALLRGKIKERNVKLKRLYINAYQSHLFNLWLSRRIEVSTLIGNFDAKEISPLLNIPEDQLQKLAQQPHPYKLIEGDVMMHYPHGRPFEFDGDAEDIERFNERDIVPTGLLVGKRAKRSTGLSRDFEKAYDAVHEIDGQRRYAWVFPEEVEGKYREEEAWYELHFTLPKGSYATVLIEEIAKRKIDNDEEA; this is encoded by the coding sequence ATGGACCGTTTTTATTACTTGCAGCATGCACCGATTCCCTTCGTTTTCAAACAGAGCGTACGCGACTTTGTCGTCAACGAAATTCCGCTTTACCCTTTTACGGGCAACGGCGAACACCTTATCTTGCATGTACGCAAAAAGAACCTCTCCACCTGGGACCTCATCTCCCTGCTGGCGAAGTACCTCGGCATCAAAGGCAGGGAGATAGGCTACGCCGGCCTCAAAGACAAAAACGCGATGACGACACAGTACATCTCCTTGCCGAAGAAGTTTGAGAAGAAACTGGAGGGGTTCAGCCACGAGAACGTGAAGATCCTCGAGAAGACCTACCACAAGAACAAGATCCACATGGGGCACCTCAAGGGCAACCGCTTCTTCATCCGCCTCAAGAAGGTGACGCCGACGGCGGCCAAGAAGATCGACGAGGCGCTGAAACAGATCGCCGTCTACGGCATGCCGAACTTTTTCGGCTACCAGCGTTTCGGCATCGGCGGGGAGAACTGGAAGAAGGGAGAGGCCCTGCTGCGCGGGAAGATCAAGGAACGCAACGTCAAGCTCAAACGTCTTTATATTAATGCATATCAAAGCCACCTCTTTAACCTCTGGCTGAGCCGCCGCATCGAGGTGAGCACGCTGATCGGCAATTTTGACGCCAAAGAGATATCGCCGCTGCTCAACATCCCCGAAGATCAGCTCCAAAAGCTGGCGCAGCAGCCGCACCCCTACAAGCTCATCGAGGGGGACGTCATGATGCACTACCCGCACGGCCGCCCTTTCGAATTCGACGGTGACGCGGAGGATATCGAACGCTTCAACGAGCGTGACATCGTTCCGACGGGCCTACTGGTCGGTAAGCGGGCCAAACGCTCCACGGGCCTCTCCCGGGACTTCGAAAAGGCGTATGACGCCGTCCACGAGATCGACGGCCAGCGCCGCTATGCCTGGGTCTTCCCCGAAGAGGTGGAGGGCAAATACCGCGAGGAGGAAGCGTGGTACGAGCTGCACTTTACGCTCCCCAAAGGCTCCTATGCCACGGTCCTGATCGAAGAGATCGCCAAACGCAAAATTGACAACGACGAGGAAGCATGA
- the sdhA gene encoding succinate dehydrogenase flavoprotein subunit — MSIPIYTYDAVIVGSGLAGSAAARELKQAGKNVAVITKLHPLRSHSGAAQGGINAALSDVDSIELHEFDTVKGADYLADQDAVELMCQKAPETIRWAERMGAAFSRTDDGKIAQRPFGGQSSPRACFAKDRTGLTLLQTIYEQALRVGVDFIDEWYAADIIYEDGKVSGVVAFNIRNQEKAIFNAKAVMFATGGYARAFKISSNAHANTGDGLSIVARHGLPLEDMEFVQFHPSGLSGSGILISEAARGEGGKLLNSEGERFMERYAPNKLELASRDVVARAIINEIREGRGVGPRKDAVYIDLTHLGKEKIMERLPELRDLAITFLGLDMIKEPILISATAHYSMGGIPVDIDGHVRKNNDALVEGFYAAGECACVSVHGANRLGANSVLEALLFGRHVGQSMVNDIETLYLREAEQSDADTMIAEMERILTNNGKETVPGLRNELQQSMTDNAGVFRTEETLSKQVEIVKELRKRFENIRIDDKSKIFNTDLQEAIELGHMLDYALFIVESALARKESRGAHYREDFTTRDDEAFMKHTMAYMDANGEISLDYMAVTPGKFEPQERTY; from the coding sequence ATGAGTATTCCTATTTATACTTATGATGCGGTAATCGTCGGTTCCGGTCTGGCAGGTTCTGCGGCTGCCAGAGAGCTGAAACAAGCCGGCAAGAACGTCGCCGTCATTACCAAACTCCACCCGCTGCGCTCCCACTCCGGTGCGGCACAGGGCGGTATCAACGCTGCGCTCAGCGATGTCGACAGCATCGAGCTGCACGAATTCGACACCGTCAAGGGTGCGGACTACCTCGCCGACCAGGACGCGGTTGAGCTGATGTGTCAGAAAGCCCCGGAAACGATCCGCTGGGCAGAGCGCATGGGAGCGGCCTTCAGCCGTACCGACGACGGTAAGATCGCCCAGCGCCCCTTCGGAGGCCAATCCTCCCCGCGCGCCTGTTTCGCGAAAGACCGTACGGGTCTGACCCTACTTCAGACGATCTACGAGCAGGCGCTGCGCGTCGGCGTCGACTTCATCGACGAGTGGTACGCCGCCGACATTATTTACGAAGACGGCAAGGTCAGCGGTGTCGTCGCCTTCAATATTCGTAACCAGGAAAAGGCGATCTTTAACGCCAAGGCCGTCATGTTCGCCACCGGCGGTTATGCCCGCGCGTTCAAGATCAGCTCCAACGCCCATGCCAATACCGGTGACGGCCTCTCCATCGTTGCACGCCACGGCCTCCCGCTGGAGGACATGGAGTTCGTCCAGTTCCACCCGTCAGGCCTTTCAGGCAGCGGTATCCTCATCTCCGAGGCGGCCCGCGGCGAAGGCGGAAAACTGCTCAACTCCGAGGGCGAGCGCTTCATGGAGCGCTACGCGCCGAACAAGCTTGAACTGGCCTCCCGCGACGTCGTCGCCCGCGCCATCATCAACGAGATCCGCGAAGGGCGCGGGGTCGGACCGCGCAAAGACGCCGTCTACATCGACCTGACGCACCTGGGCAAAGAGAAGATCATGGAGCGCCTGCCCGAGCTGCGCGACCTGGCGATCACCTTCCTCGGCCTCGACATGATCAAAGAGCCCATTCTTATCTCCGCGACGGCGCACTACTCCATGGGCGGTATCCCGGTCGATATCGACGGGCATGTCCGCAAGAACAACGACGCACTCGTCGAAGGTTTCTATGCGGCGGGCGAATGTGCCTGTGTCAGCGTCCACGGCGCCAACCGCCTGGGAGCCAACTCCGTCCTCGAAGCCCTGCTCTTCGGCCGCCACGTCGGTCAGAGCATGGTCAATGATATCGAGACGCTCTACCTCCGTGAGGCGGAACAGTCCGATGCCGACACGATGATCGCAGAAATGGAGCGCATCCTCACCAATAACGGTAAAGAGACGGTCCCGGGCCTGCGCAACGAACTGCAGCAGAGCATGACGGACAACGCCGGCGTCTTCCGTACCGAGGAGACCCTCTCCAAGCAGGTCGAGATCGTCAAAGAGCTGCGCAAACGCTTTGAAAACATCCGTATCGACGACAAGTCCAAGATCTTCAACACGGACCTCCAGGAAGCGATCGAGTTGGGCCACATGCTTGACTATGCCCTCTTCATCGTTGAAAGCGCCCTGGCGCGCAAAGAGAGCCGCGGCGCGCACTACCGCGAGGACTTCACGACACGCGACGACGAAGCCTTCATGAAGCACACTATGGCGTACATGGATGCAAACGGTGAGATCAGCCTCGACTACATGGCGGTCACACCGGGCAAATTCGAACCGCAAGAGCGTACATACTAA
- a CDS encoding CoB--CoM heterodisulfide reductase iron-sulfur subunit B family protein — MEKKLTYALFTGCTAKESTPEQLMSTYAVAEKLGIELVELSEATCCGASHLQDYDDFLSLVLNARNICYAESRGMTMVTICNTCQLNTAMTKHRLDNDPELKARVNEKLAEVGLEYKGTSEITHFLYAIIDDFGLETLKEKVVTPLSQFNIAPFYGCHNIRPSELQNETHGKAENPYNPNSLDDLIVTLGGVNVDYEEKNKCCGFHAELQAPKTAALLTGKALMGAMDANADWMVTPCPLCHLKLDTQYEHAGHAVGRDVKMPVLHMQQMVGLALGCTPSELGLKHHVSKVNFV; from the coding sequence ATGGAAAAGAAACTCACATACGCCCTTTTTACAGGATGTACCGCCAAGGAGAGTACGCCGGAGCAGCTGATGTCGACGTACGCCGTCGCCGAAAAGCTCGGTATCGAACTCGTTGAGCTTTCCGAAGCGACCTGCTGCGGCGCGTCCCACCTGCAGGACTATGACGATTTCCTGTCGCTTGTCCTCAACGCGCGCAACATCTGCTACGCGGAATCCCGCGGGATGACGATGGTCACCATCTGTAATACCTGCCAGCTCAACACGGCGATGACAAAGCACCGCCTCGACAACGACCCGGAGCTCAAAGCCCGCGTCAACGAGAAGCTCGCCGAAGTCGGCCTGGAGTACAAAGGTACCTCCGAGATCACCCACTTCCTCTACGCGATCATCGACGACTTCGGTCTCGAGACGCTCAAAGAGAAGGTTGTCACGCCGCTCTCTCAGTTCAACATCGCTCCCTTCTACGGCTGTCACAACATCCGCCCTTCTGAGCTGCAGAACGAAACGCACGGCAAAGCGGAGAACCCGTACAACCCGAACTCCCTGGATGACCTCATTGTCACCCTGGGCGGCGTCAACGTCGACTACGAAGAGAAGAACAAGTGCTGCGGATTCCACGCGGAGCTCCAGGCGCCGAAAACGGCTGCCCTGCTCACCGGTAAAGCACTGATGGGTGCCATGGATGCCAACGCGGACTGGATGGTCACACCCTGCCCGCTGTGCCACCTGAAACTCGACACCCAGTACGAGCACGCCGGCCACGCCGTCGGCCGCGACGTCAAGATGCCGGTCCTGCACATGCAGCAGATGGTCGGCCTGGCCCTGGGCTGTACCCCGTCCGAACTCGGCCTCAAGCACCACGTCTCCAAGGTCAACTTCGTCTAA
- a CDS encoding GGDEF domain-containing protein, translating into MKTSIKKLLSSVQFNATLLILFTLLSGLLLASSYATYKRIDNMAEQEQLVLSLAKMDRADPALDRIRASGVLSRLPILIDGLDSENVYEIANSLIFREAKTRSKYTNLLRERDRVLNASASAYFNAAIDSPARHDDMLRAIENYTTLFYPLTKLQNNILYQYSLLVGAMMILVLLWGFVVMTAARNASKTILGDIYALQPQEGATRASVKFKTTEINSIALKIRQESGDAASASGKKDEVTQLPNYEGVKIGFDRRPKASKDMHAFVCIFEIDNYSKLVNHFPQSVIDPILIKITSIMKLHKMQNDQIGRIHGGQFITVLLRSDKHKALEECNHIRQMIEENRFKMPHDSFPITLSGGFASKTASQTLDDAVKNAKERLRMAQEKGGNCVSDTNNNTKIL; encoded by the coding sequence ATGAAAACGTCGATCAAAAAGCTCCTAAGTTCGGTGCAGTTTAACGCAACACTGCTCATACTGTTCACCCTTTTGAGCGGATTGCTCCTCGCCAGCTCCTACGCCACGTACAAGCGGATCGACAATATGGCCGAGCAGGAGCAGCTCGTCCTCTCCCTCGCAAAAATGGACCGTGCGGACCCCGCCCTCGACCGCATTCGCGCCAGCGGCGTCCTCAGCCGCCTGCCAATCCTGATCGACGGCCTCGACAGCGAGAACGTCTACGAGATCGCCAACAGCCTCATCTTCAGGGAGGCGAAAACCCGCAGCAAATACACCAACCTGCTCCGCGAACGGGACAGGGTCCTGAACGCATCGGCCTCCGCCTATTTCAACGCCGCCATCGATTCCCCCGCCAGACACGACGACATGCTCAGAGCCATCGAAAACTATACCACGCTCTTCTACCCGCTGACCAAACTGCAGAACAATATCCTTTACCAGTACAGCCTGCTCGTAGGCGCAATGATGATCCTGGTCCTGCTTTGGGGCTTCGTCGTCATGACCGCCGCCCGCAACGCTTCCAAAACGATCCTGGGTGACATTTATGCGCTCCAGCCCCAGGAAGGGGCCACCCGCGCCTCGGTCAAGTTCAAAACGACCGAGATCAACTCCATCGCTCTGAAAATACGCCAGGAGAGCGGTGACGCCGCTTCCGCCAGCGGCAAGAAAGACGAGGTGACGCAGCTCCCCAACTACGAAGGGGTAAAAATCGGCTTTGACCGCCGTCCCAAAGCCTCCAAGGACATGCACGCCTTCGTCTGCATCTTCGAGATCGACAACTACTCCAAGCTTGTCAACCATTTCCCGCAGAGCGTCATCGACCCGATTCTGATCAAGATCACCTCCATCATGAAACTGCACAAGATGCAAAATGACCAGATCGGGCGCATCCACGGCGGCCAGTTCATCACCGTGCTGCTACGCAGCGACAAGCATAAAGCGCTGGAGGAGTGTAACCATATCCGACAGATGATCGAGGAGAACCGTTTCAAAATGCCACACGACTCCTTCCCCATCACGCTGAGCGGCGGCTTTGCCTCAAAAACCGCCTCACAGACCCTCGACGATGCCGTCAAAAACGCCAAAGAGCGCCTGAGAATGGCACAGGAGAAGGGCGGCAACTGCGTTTCCGATACGAATAACAATACGAAAATATTATAG
- a CDS encoding phosphatidylserine decarboxylase, with amino-acid sequence MTRHITNTISQQFGRFASKEFPRWFQKIVNQGYVSIMGLDMGEFYAPATYRSLNALFTRSLKASRHFSNDADDLISPCDSLITECGDLDATQALQIKGMSYCVRELLGSEIDDANKDRIEHGQFMNFYLSPRDYHRYHVPTNMKVLKAVHIPGKLYPVNMPSLNKRADLFIENERVVMECETQQGKLVYLVLVGALNVGKMQVSFEPRIQTNADAQQPTAYSFENLHLKKGDDFGCFEMGSTIVMITEKTAMELSVQAGQKVRFGDTIATL; translated from the coding sequence ATGACACGCCATATCACCAACACCATTTCGCAGCAGTTCGGACGGTTCGCGTCCAAGGAGTTTCCCCGCTGGTTTCAAAAGATCGTCAACCAGGGTTATGTCAGCATCATGGGGCTGGACATGGGTGAGTTCTACGCGCCTGCCACCTACCGTTCGCTCAATGCGCTCTTCACCCGTAGCCTCAAGGCATCGCGTCACTTCTCCAACGATGCCGACGACCTTATCTCTCCGTGCGACAGCCTCATCACCGAGTGTGGCGATCTCGATGCGACGCAGGCGCTGCAGATCAAGGGGATGTCCTACTGCGTCCGGGAGCTGTTGGGGTCGGAGATCGATGATGCGAACAAGGACCGCATCGAGCACGGGCAGTTCATGAACTTCTACCTTTCGCCCCGCGACTATCACCGCTACCACGTTCCGACAAACATGAAAGTGCTCAAGGCGGTGCATATCCCCGGCAAGCTCTACCCGGTCAATATGCCTTCGCTCAACAAGCGGGCCGACCTCTTTATCGAGAACGAACGGGTGGTGATGGAGTGCGAGACCCAGCAGGGGAAACTTGTCTACCTCGTCCTTGTGGGTGCGCTCAACGTCGGGAAGATGCAGGTCAGTTTCGAGCCGCGCATCCAGACGAATGCGGACGCCCAGCAGCCGACGGCGTACAGCTTTGAGAATCTCCACCTTAAAAAGGGGGATGATTTTGGCTGTTTCGAGATGGGATCGACCATCGTCATGATCACGGAGAAAACGGCGATGGAACTGTCGGTGCAAGCGGGGCAGAAGGTCCGTTTCGGCGATACGATCGCAACCCTCTGA
- a CDS encoding succinate dehydrogenase/fumarate reductase iron-sulfur subunit: MTTITTQTITFNVFRFNAETDYLPHYKTIEMEVTSEEVVLDILNRIKWDVDGSFSYRRSCRHGICGACAIKVNGKGVLACKERMNDLIELFGTELTLEPLSIKRAVKDMIIDKEDFWKKHEQVKPYLIDEIDEHPESENLVTPKEEAQLLEADYCIQCGLCHYSCPSLENNESYIGPAAFAAAYRFNADVRDKATLDRLDIVNAPDQGVWDCVKCFECQEVCPKEVNPIEKITKLHNQVFENGVAINNVATRHAVGFAHSIKKHGLLDEAELVRYSEGTVPMLMKHGKVGFKMFKVGKVVMPWNMPKSDKLDEVKALIKSSSTVKF; encoded by the coding sequence ATGACGACTATTACTACACAAACCATTACATTCAACGTGTTCCGCTTCAACGCCGAAACGGACTACCTTCCCCACTACAAGACGATCGAGATGGAGGTCACCTCCGAAGAGGTCGTCCTCGATATCCTCAACCGCATCAAGTGGGACGTCGACGGCAGCTTCAGCTACCGCCGCAGCTGCCGCCACGGGATCTGCGGCGCCTGTGCCATCAAAGTCAACGGCAAAGGCGTCCTGGCCTGTAAAGAGCGCATGAATGATCTGATCGAGCTCTTCGGCACCGAGCTGACCCTCGAGCCGCTCAGCATCAAGCGCGCGGTCAAGGACATGATCATCGACAAAGAGGACTTCTGGAAGAAGCACGAGCAGGTCAAACCGTATCTCATCGACGAGATCGACGAACACCCGGAGAGCGAAAACCTCGTAACACCGAAAGAGGAAGCGCAGTTGCTCGAGGCCGACTACTGTATCCAGTGCGGTCTGTGCCACTACTCCTGTCCGTCGCTTGAGAACAACGAATCCTACATCGGGCCTGCCGCGTTTGCCGCCGCCTACCGCTTTAACGCCGACGTGCGCGACAAAGCGACCCTCGATCGTCTTGACATCGTCAATGCGCCGGACCAGGGTGTCTGGGACTGTGTCAAATGTTTCGAGTGCCAGGAGGTCTGCCCCAAAGAGGTCAACCCGATCGAAAAGATCACGAAGCTGCATAACCAGGTCTTCGAGAACGGCGTTGCCATCAACAACGTCGCGACGCGCCACGCCGTCGGCTTCGCACACTCCATCAAGAAGCACGGTCTGCTGGATGAAGCGGAACTCGTCCGCTACTCCGAGGGTACGGTCCCGATGCTGATGAAACACGGCAAGGTCGGATTCAAGATGTTCAAGGTCGGCAAAGTCGTCATGCCGTGGAACATGCCGAAATCGGACAAACTCGACGAGGTCAAGGCCCTGATCAAATCGTCGTCAACGGTCAAATTCTAA
- a CDS encoding thiamine-phosphate kinase produces the protein MDLEKRFIASVSAASKQIGDDGAVIGSTVYSNDAFIEGTHFKRAWMTPRQIAYKAFAVNISDAVAMNAVPRYALLAIGIPSSFTAGEVDALAAGFVEASAAFGCELVGGDTVKSDRLIISLTIVSETRRPLRRSGIKRGDLLAFTGSVGKAKRELQYLLAGRRAHAQSHYVRPPLRREFIAAAAPYLRAGMDISDGIYTDLQRLADLNRTGFSFFRPLGKSAGCSGEEYEMLVAFPPRMRKRVEYLARKHRTPLTVFARAARTRYKNPCKSHHF, from the coding sequence ATGGATCTGGAAAAACGTTTTATCGCTTCCGTCTCCGCTGCGTCAAAGCAGATCGGGGATGACGGGGCCGTGATCGGTTCTACTGTCTATTCGAACGATGCTTTCATCGAGGGGACGCATTTCAAACGCGCATGGATGACGCCGCGCCAGATCGCCTATAAGGCATTCGCGGTCAACATCTCCGATGCCGTGGCGATGAATGCCGTGCCGCGATACGCCCTGCTTGCAATCGGTATTCCATCTTCGTTCACTGCGGGCGAGGTGGATGCCCTGGCGGCGGGATTCGTCGAGGCCTCGGCCGCTTTTGGGTGCGAACTCGTTGGCGGGGATACCGTCAAGAGCGACCGGCTGATCATTTCGCTGACCATCGTCTCGGAAACGCGGCGTCCGCTGCGACGCAGCGGGATCAAGAGGGGCGATCTGCTCGCCTTCACGGGCAGCGTCGGCAAGGCGAAGCGGGAGCTGCAGTATCTGCTGGCGGGACGCAGGGCGCACGCGCAGTCGCACTATGTCCGGCCGCCGCTGCGCCGGGAGTTCATCGCCGCCGCCGCACCATATCTGCGGGCGGGGATGGACATCTCGGACGGGATCTACACCGACCTGCAGCGCCTGGCCGACCTGAACCGGACCGGCTTCTCCTTTTTCCGTCCCCTCGGCAAATCAGCGGGGTGCAGCGGGGAGGAGTACGAGATGCTCGTCGCTTTCCCGCCGCGGATGCGCAAGCGCGTCGAGTACCTGGCGCGCAAACACCGAACGCCATTGACCGTTTTCGCCCGGGCCGCACGGACCCGCTACAAAAACCCGTGCAAATCACACCACTTTTAA
- a CDS encoding exodeoxyribonuclease III: MSDTIEILSWNVNGIRAVANKQALKWVDERRPDILCLQEIKATASQFPDDLFDTNYATLTINSGERKGYSGTATFSHLVPDSSEFCLDIDSEHEGRIIQHDYDDFTLFNVYFPNGQKDEERLAYKMAFYEKFLTYCDTLRDEGKSIVICGDVNTAHREIDLKNPKSNAKTSGFLPEERAWIDKLIEHGYIDSFRYVHGDIEEEYSWWSYRFSARTKNVGWRIDYFFISDDLTEVLEDAFILQDIEGSDHCPVGIRLAL, from the coding sequence ATGTCCGATACAATCGAAATACTTTCATGGAACGTCAACGGTATCCGCGCCGTCGCCAACAAGCAGGCACTCAAATGGGTCGATGAACGCCGTCCGGATATTCTCTGTCTCCAGGAGATCAAAGCCACCGCGTCCCAGTTTCCCGACGACCTTTTTGACACCAACTACGCGACGCTGACCATCAACAGCGGCGAGCGCAAGGGCTATTCAGGCACGGCGACCTTCTCGCACCTCGTTCCCGACTCCTCCGAGTTCTGCCTCGACATCGACAGCGAGCACGAGGGGCGTATCATCCAGCATGACTACGACGACTTCACCCTCTTCAACGTCTACTTCCCAAACGGGCAGAAGGACGAGGAGCGCCTCGCGTACAAGATGGCCTTTTACGAAAAATTCCTCACCTACTGCGACACGCTGCGCGACGAAGGGAAAAGCATCGTCATCTGCGGGGACGTCAACACGGCCCACCGGGAGATCGACCTGAAAAACCCCAAGTCCAATGCCAAGACCTCCGGCTTCCTCCCCGAGGAGCGCGCCTGGATCGACAAGCTCATCGAACACGGCTACATCGACAGTTTCCGTTACGTGCACGGCGACATTGAGGAGGAGTACAGCTGGTGGTCCTACCGTTTCAGCGCCCGCACGAAGAACGTGGGGTGGCGGATCGACTACTTCTTCATCTCCGACGACCTGACAGAGGTACTCGAAGACGCCTTCATCCTCCAGGACATCGAAGGCTCCGACCACTGCCCCGTCGGCATCCGCCTGGCGCTCTAG
- a CDS encoding GNAT family N-acetyltransferase yields the protein MNIQVVKADYSSEKHKAEIPMMLDAYARDPMGGGKPLDDVVKHNLVTELSKRPYAFSVIAYANGEPAGLANCFEGFSTFACKPLVNIHDITVLPKYRGLGISQKLLEKVEEIASSKECCKITLEVLGNNVVAQGAYKKFGFAAYELDPEAGSAQFWEKKL from the coding sequence ATGAACATACAAGTCGTCAAAGCAGATTATTCCAGTGAAAAGCACAAAGCAGAAATCCCCATGATGCTCGACGCCTATGCGCGTGACCCCATGGGCGGCGGAAAGCCTCTGGATGATGTGGTAAAACACAACCTGGTCACAGAACTTTCCAAACGACCTTACGCCTTCTCCGTCATCGCCTACGCCAACGGAGAGCCGGCGGGACTAGCCAACTGTTTTGAGGGGTTTTCCACCTTCGCCTGCAAGCCCCTCGTCAATATCCACGACATCACCGTCCTTCCCAAATACAGAGGGCTTGGCATCAGCCAGAAACTGCTGGAAAAAGTCGAAGAGATTGCCTCATCCAAAGAGTGCTGCAAAATCACCCTCGAGGTTCTTGGCAATAACGTGGTCGCACAGGGTGCTTACAAGAAGTTCGGCTTCGCCGCCTACGAACTGGACCCCGAGGCGGGCAGCGCGCAGTTTTGGGAGAAGAAACTCTAA